One Urocitellus parryii isolate mUroPar1 chromosome 8, mUroPar1.hap1, whole genome shotgun sequence DNA window includes the following coding sequences:
- the LOC113201052 gene encoding vomeronasal type-1 receptor 4-like → MILHLVKGIIFVFLIGLGAVGNILVLVNYMSVFRSTMKSIHLILIHLAFTNMITLFSKVMPRTITSFGLRSLVGDTACRIVVYFGRVARGLSICTTSLLTVVQAITISPRASRWRRLQPRSAWHLLPLLLFCWILNSLISMNLLYYIKNINSMNTSQIISGYNYCYLQSQTLIIRWIFIALMVLRDAVFQGVMGWASSYMVVLLYKHHQQVLHLQTSKLLHRTPPEVKAAKSVLFLMLCFLLFYWTDCFMTLYVTFFLEKHFLEVSALELVDLGYAVLSPFVLIHRDGHLAECWHAQ, encoded by the coding sequence atgaTTTTGCATCTTGTCAAGGGGATAATCTTCGTGTTTCTAATAGGACTTGGAGCTGTGGGGAACATCTTGGTTCTTGTAAACTATATGAGCGTGTTTAGAAGCACTATGAAATCTATACACCTCATTCTCATCCATTTGGCTTTTACAAATATGATAACACTTTTTTCAAAAGTAATGCCAAGGACAATTACCAGTTTTGGGTTGAGAAGCCTCGTAGGTGATACAGCCTGTAGGATTGTGGTTTATTTTGGTAGGGTGGCCCGGGGCCTGTCCATCTGCACCACCAGTCTCCTCACAGTGGTCCAGGCCATCACCATCAGTCCCAGAGCCTCCAGGTGGAGGAGGCTGCAGCCCAGGTCTGCATGGCACCTGCTTCCCTTGTTGCTCTTCTGTTGGATACTCAATTCCTTGATAAGCATGAACTTACTGtattacataaaaaatatcaACAGCATGAACACATCACAAATTATTAGCGGTTACAACTATTGTTATTTACAATCACAAACCTTGATAATTAGATGGATTTTTATTGCTCTCATGGTCCTTCGAGATGCTGTGTTCCAGGGTGTCATGGGCTGGGCCAGTAGCTACATGGTCGTCCTCCTCTACAAGCACCACCAGCAGGTGCTCCACCTTCAGACCTCCAAGCTCCTCCACAGAACCCCCCCTGAGGTGAAGGCTGCAAAAAGCGTTCTCTTTCTTatgctctgttttctcctcttctattGGACAGATTGCTTTATGACTTTATATGTAACCTTCTTCTTGGAGAAGCATTTCCTAGAAGTAAGTGCTCTAGAACTGGTGGACCTTGGCTACGCTGTCCTCAGCCCATTTGTGCTGATTCACAGGGATGGACACCTGGCTGAATGTTGGCATGCTCAGTGA